The Apium graveolens cultivar Ventura chromosome 11, ASM990537v1, whole genome shotgun sequence genome has a window encoding:
- the LOC141696000 gene encoding uncharacterized protein LOC141696000: MDRWQHARPVISIDRTFLKGRYRGKLLIYMGVDSNNHPFPFCYGLVDDETYENWSWFLQRLRRYHYLRPTNPQNGYAEPLGIHRFCLLHVRSNFCSHHPGGELKKLMWKAGRTTQVSKHDAYMSRIGEIFPTALQYLATIPVKRWTLSHDSGVRYGQTTTNMLEGFNDNIRRARFLSVTAMMEYLFYKVVTIVDKHRNIVDAGLQEGQQLCACSTTMLAKIRRKATGHTVITFHHLRGIMKILTHQYTTAKGMVKGGKTQVFNLNDRTCTCGKCAPMQWQVV, from the exons ATGGATAGGTGGCAACATGCACGTCCTGTGATTTCAATCGATAGGACATTCTTGAAAGGAAGATATAGGGGCAAGCTGCTTATTTATATGGGTGTTGATTCGAACAACCACCCGTTCCCTTTCTGTTATGGCTTGGTTGATGACGAGACGTACGAGAACTGGTCTTGGTTTTTGCAGCGTCTTCGAAGATAT CATTATCTCCGCCCTACGAACCCTCAAAACGGTTATGCTGAGCCACTCGGCATCCATAGGTTCTGTCTCCTCCATGTAAGAAGTAACTTTTGCAGTCATCACCCAGGTGGTGAACTAAAAAAATTAATGTGGAAAGCTGGAAGAACCACACAAGTCTCAAAGCACGACGCATATATGTCAAGGATTGGTGAAATTTTCCCCACCGCCCTACAATATCTTGCTACAATACCCGTGAAGAGGTGGACACTTTCCCACGATAGTGGTGTTCGCTACGGTCAAACAACCACAAACATGCTTGAGGGCTTCAACGACAACATAAGGAGGGCTCGTTTTCTTTCAGTAACAGCAATGATGGAGTACCTCTTCTACAAGGTGGTCACAATTGTAGATAAACATCGAAACATAGTGGATGCCGGTCTACAAGAGGGGCAACAGTTATGTGCATGTTCCACCACTATGTTAGCAAAAATTCGGAGGAAGGCAACAGGACATACGGTTATTACTTTCCACCATCTCCGCGGGATTATGAAAATACTAACACATCAGTACACAACTGCTAAGGGGATGGTAAAGGGAGGTAAAACCCAAGTTTTCAACCTCAATGACCGTACATGCACCTGTGGAAAATGTGCTCCCATGCAATGGCAGGTTGTATAA
- the LOC141698173 gene encoding transcription factor BOA-like encodes MADYTTGGFSKENRVSEWELGLPNGTDLVPLSQPLVSPQLASAFSITPEPYRTNLDVTRASQKTISSIKGQFHDNNIYGNNFKSFDDMDGADGECSDSRKSQRINDEPVTKRIRLVWTPQLHKRFVDVVAHLGIENAVPKTVMEMMNVEGLTRENVASHLQKYRLYLKRMQR; translated from the coding sequence ATGGCTGACTACACCACAGGTGGATTCTCAAAAGAGAATCGTGTTTCGGAGTGGGAGCTCGGATTGCCTAATGGTACTGACTTAGTCCCTTTATCTCAACCCTTAGTATCTCCTCAGCTTGCTTCAGCTTTTAGTATCACGCCAGAGCCATACCGGACTAATCTCGACGTTACTCGTGCTTCACAGAAGACGATATCGAGTATTAAGGGACAGTTTCatgataataatatttatggtAACAATTTTAAGTCCTTTGATGATATGGATGGAGCTGATGGAGAGTGTTCCGACTCGAGAAAATCACAGAGGATTAATGatgaacctgtgaccaagagaaTTAGGCTAGTTTGGACTCCGCAGTTGCACAAGAGGTTTGTGGACGTGGTGGCGCATTTAGGGATTGAAAATGCGGTGCCTAAGACAGTGATGGAGATGATGAATGTTGAAGGACTGACTCGCGAAAATGTCGCCAGTCACTTGCAGAAGTATAGGCTTTATTTGAAGAGGATGCAAAGGTAA